One window of Pyrus communis chromosome 12, drPyrComm1.1, whole genome shotgun sequence genomic DNA carries:
- the LOC137710972 gene encoding uncharacterized protein, which yields MIRTGSFALRSPAVSGSPRVSLARNDSLSSVFSGERSTVGSPMISLHFDVNRRRDKMIRRSLSESDVLQSASDGFRALPASYAGKLAGSGISTEKLVPGGGDCGGNTVTVQEGEQRKIGAYYQEMLKSNPGDPLLLRNYGKFLHEVEKDAVGAEECYCRAILESPGDGDLLSLYGKLIWETQRDEERAKSYFDQAVSASPDDCMVLGSFASFMWEAEEDEDDNEEINIDDGTQASSVPALVPAF from the exons ATGATCCGAACCGGTTCTTTTGCGCTCCGGTCACCGGCCGTTTCCGGCTCGCCTAGAGTGTCCCTAGCCCGGAACGACTCGCTCTCGAGCGTTTTCTCCGGCGAGAGGAGCACCGTCGGATCTCCCATGATCTCCCTGCATTTCGACGTCAATCGCCGCCGAGATAAGATGATCCGGAGATCTCTGTCGGAGAGCGACGTTCTGCAATCGGCGTCCGACGGATTTCGAGCTCTGCCGGCGAGTTACGCCGGTAAATTGGCGGGAAGTGGAATTTCGACGGAGAAGCTGGTTCCTGGCGGCGGCGATTGCGGAGGGAATACTGTAACGGTGCAGGAAGGCGAGCAGAGGAAGATCGGAGCGTATTATCAAGAGATGCTGAAGTCAAACCCCGGCGATCCGTTGCTGCTGAGGAACTACGGGAAATTCTTGCACGAg GTGGAGAAGGATGCGGTGGGGGCGGAGGAGTGCTATTGTAGGGCGATATTGGAGAGTCCGGGAGACGGTGATTTGTTGTCGCTCTACGGAAAGCTAATCTGGGAGACGCAGAGAGATGAGGAACGGGCTAAATCTTACTTTGATCAGGCTGTTTCTGCCTCCCCTGACGATTG CATGGTGTTGGGGTCCTTCGCTAGCTTCATGTGGGAAGCAGAGGAAGACGAAGACGACAATGAAGAAATCAACATCGACGACGGAACTCAAGCATCATCTGTGCCGGCTCTGGTTCCTGCATTTTAA